One Streptomyces sp. RPA4-2 genomic window carries:
- a CDS encoding APC family permease, translating to MFNVTGILKRLVIGRAMRSEELHETLLPKRLALPVFASDPLSSVAYATQEILLVLALGGLAYLHFAPWIAAAVIALMTVVVLSYRQVVHAYPSGGGSYEVVSTNLGPSAGLVVAASLLVDYVMTVAVSVASGVDNIISALPQLAPHRVLLAIGFVAALTATNLRGVRESGRAFAAPTYLFVGGVLIMVITGLVRCALGDAPVAESAAYGITAAPSDAGLTGLALLMLVLRAFSSGCTALTGVEAISNGVPAFRKPKSANAAATLAAMGITAVVMFAGVTALALITKVHITGDPCRLTGLTGSCSAYTQRTVIAQIAAAVFGGEHSLGFYLIQTVTALVLILAANTAFNGFPLLASILAQHRFLPHQLHNRGDRLAFSNGILALAIVACLLLWGFKANVTSLIHLYILGVFTSFTLSQLGMVRHWNGELRAEHDPARRRHHHTARVINTIGAVVTGLVLVIVLATKFTQGAWLAVLAAVVLWVMMRGIRRHYDTTATELAVTDPKTELTFPSRVLAIVLVSTLHKPTLRALAYARALRPDHLEALTVSVDRDEAAALCRHWEEYGIEVPLKVIDSPYREVTRPVVEYVRSVRRESPRDIVAVFIPEYVVGRWWENLLHNQSALWLKNRLLFTPGVMVTSVPWQLTSAAHADRPAARAPGSVRRGEPRGTGLRHHR from the coding sequence GTGTTCAACGTGACGGGGATCCTCAAACGGCTGGTGATCGGCCGGGCCATGCGGAGCGAAGAGCTGCACGAGACGCTCCTGCCCAAACGGCTCGCGCTGCCCGTCTTCGCCTCGGACCCGTTGTCCTCGGTGGCGTACGCGACCCAGGAGATCCTGCTCGTCCTCGCGCTCGGCGGCCTGGCGTATCTGCACTTCGCCCCGTGGATCGCGGCCGCCGTCATCGCCCTGATGACGGTCGTGGTGCTGTCGTACCGCCAGGTGGTGCACGCCTACCCGAGCGGCGGCGGCTCCTACGAGGTGGTGTCGACCAACCTCGGCCCCTCGGCCGGTCTCGTGGTGGCCGCCTCCCTCCTCGTCGACTACGTCATGACGGTGGCCGTCTCGGTCGCCTCCGGCGTGGACAACATCATCTCCGCCCTCCCCCAACTGGCCCCCCACCGCGTCCTGCTCGCCATCGGCTTCGTCGCGGCCCTGACCGCGACCAACCTGCGGGGCGTACGCGAGTCGGGACGGGCCTTCGCCGCCCCCACCTACCTCTTCGTCGGCGGCGTACTCATCATGGTGATCACGGGCCTGGTCCGCTGCGCCCTCGGGGACGCGCCGGTCGCCGAGAGCGCGGCCTACGGCATCACCGCGGCCCCCTCCGACGCGGGCCTCACCGGCCTCGCCCTGCTGATGCTGGTCCTGCGCGCGTTCTCCTCCGGCTGCACGGCGCTGACGGGAGTGGAGGCCATCTCCAACGGCGTACCGGCGTTCCGCAAGCCCAAGTCCGCGAACGCGGCCGCCACGCTCGCGGCGATGGGCATCACCGCGGTCGTCATGTTCGCGGGCGTCACCGCGCTCGCGCTGATCACGAAGGTGCACATCACGGGCGACCCGTGCCGCCTGACGGGCCTGACCGGCTCCTGCTCCGCCTACACCCAGCGCACGGTCATCGCCCAGATCGCGGCGGCGGTCTTCGGCGGCGAGCACAGCCTCGGCTTCTACCTCATCCAGACCGTGACCGCGCTCGTCCTGATCCTGGCGGCGAACACCGCCTTCAACGGCTTCCCGCTGCTCGCCTCGATCCTGGCCCAGCACCGCTTCCTGCCCCACCAGTTGCACAACCGCGGCGACCGGCTGGCCTTCTCCAACGGCATCCTGGCGCTGGCGATCGTCGCCTGCCTGCTGCTGTGGGGCTTCAAGGCGAACGTCACCAGCCTCATCCACCTCTACATCCTGGGCGTGTTCACCTCCTTCACGCTCTCCCAGCTCGGCATGGTCCGGCACTGGAACGGCGAACTGCGCGCCGAACACGACCCGGCACGGCGCCGTCACCATCACACGGCCCGCGTGATCAACACGATCGGCGCGGTCGTCACCGGCCTGGTCCTGGTGATCGTGCTCGCCACCAAGTTCACCCAGGGCGCGTGGCTCGCCGTCCTCGCGGCCGTCGTGCTGTGGGTGATGATGCGCGGGATCCGCCGTCACTACGACACCACCGCGACGGAACTGGCGGTGACCGACCCGAAGACAGAACTCACCTTCCCCTCAAGGGTGTTGGCCATCGTCCTGGTGTCCACCCTGCACAAGCCCACGCTGCGCGCCCTCGCCTACGCGCGGGCGCTGCGCCCCGACCATCTGGAGGCGCTGACGGTCTCCGTGGACCGCGACGAGGCGGCGGCGCTGTGCAGGCACTGGGAGGAGTACGGCATCGAGGTCCCGCTGAAGGTCATCGACTCGCCCTACCGCGAGGTGACCCGGCCGGTCGTGGAGTACGTCCGCTCGGTGCGCAGGGAGAGCCCGCGCGACATCGTCGCCGTCTTCATCCCCGAGTACGTCGTCGGCCGCTGGTGGGAGAACCTCCTCCACAACCAGTCGGCCCTGTGGCTGAAGAACCGGCTGCTGTTCACCCCGGGTGTCATGGTCACGAGCGTGCCGTGGCAGCTGACCTCGGCGGCCCACGCCGACCGGCCGGCCGCCCGCGCGCCGGGATCGGTGCGCCGGGGCGAGCCGCGGGGCACCGGGCTACGGCACCACCGCTGA
- a CDS encoding GNAT family N-acetyltransferase — translation MFEGTSVKLRALRAEDAEHHLRWRNDPEVVHWATGGDPCFGPVTAEALARGFETMLRLDPRESAVLTVEDRADGSVIGMVDYRDLDPFAGQATVGVTIGDRDHWGRGHGSEALLLLVGHLFRAFGLHRVELDTWSGNERAVRAFTRAGFREEGRRRGAVPVAGRRYDTVLFGMLREEWPGSTD, via the coding sequence ATGTTCGAAGGCACATCGGTGAAGCTGCGCGCCCTGCGCGCCGAGGACGCGGAACACCATCTGCGGTGGCGCAACGATCCCGAGGTGGTGCACTGGGCCACGGGCGGCGACCCGTGCTTCGGCCCGGTCACGGCCGAGGCCCTCGCACGCGGCTTCGAGACGATGCTGCGGCTCGACCCGAGGGAGTCGGCCGTCCTCACCGTCGAGGACCGGGCCGACGGCTCGGTGATCGGCATGGTGGACTACCGGGACCTGGACCCGTTCGCCGGGCAGGCCACGGTCGGCGTCACCATCGGCGACCGGGACCACTGGGGCCGGGGCCACGGTTCCGAGGCGCTGCTGCTGCTGGTGGGTCACCTGTTCCGGGCGTTCGGGCTGCACCGGGTCGAGCTGGACACCTGGAGCGGCAACGAGCGGGCCGTCCGAGCCTTCACCAGGGCGGGCTTCCGCGAGGAGGGCCGGCGTCGCGGCGCCGTACCGGTGGCGGGCAGACGGTACGACACCGTGCTGTTCGGGATGCTGCGGGAGGAGTGGCCGGGCTCGACGGACTAG
- the kdpF gene encoding K(+)-transporting ATPase subunit F produces the protein MTAENVVGLIVAVALLGYLVLALVFPERF, from the coding sequence GTGACCGCCGAGAACGTCGTCGGCCTGATCGTGGCCGTCGCCCTGCTGGGCTATCTCGTCCTCGCTCTCGTCTTCCCGGAGAGGTTCTGA
- the kdpA gene encoding potassium-transporting ATPase subunit KdpA: MSPVLAGVLQLIALIAALALAYIPLGDYMAKVYSSDKHWRVEKWIYKGIGANPNTEMRWPAYLRGVLAFSAVGVLFLYLLQRLQGHLPGSLGFAAIDPDQAFNTAASFVSNTNWQSYYGEQAMGHVVQTAGLAVQNFVSAAVGIAVAVALVRGFARSRTGELGNFWSDLVRGTVRILIPLSVVGAIVLVACGAIQNFSGIHEVGQFMGGSQQWNGGAVASQEAIKELGTNGGGYFNANSAHPFENPTPFTNIFEIFLLLVIPFALTRTFGRMVGSLKQGYAILATMATIWVGFVALMMWTEFAHHGPAFQIAGGAMEGKEQRFGVGASSIFAVSTTLTSTGAVDSFHSSFTGLGGGITILGMQLGEIAPGGTGSGLYGILIMAVIAVFIAGLMVGRTPEYLGKKIGTREMKFAACYILITPALVLVFTAAAMALPTPGHSMTNSGAHGFSEILYAYSSGANNNGSAFAGLNADTQWFNSTIGLAMLLGRFLPMVFVLALAGSLAEQKPVPVTAGTLRTEKPLFTGLLVGAILIITGLTYFPALALGPLAEGLAS; the protein is encoded by the coding sequence ATGAGTCCCGTCCTCGCCGGCGTGCTCCAGCTGATCGCTCTCATCGCGGCGCTGGCTCTCGCCTACATCCCGCTTGGCGACTACATGGCCAAGGTCTACTCCTCCGACAAGCACTGGCGTGTCGAGAAGTGGATCTACAAGGGCATCGGCGCCAATCCGAACACGGAGATGCGCTGGCCCGCCTACCTGCGCGGTGTCCTCGCCTTCTCCGCCGTCGGCGTCCTCTTCCTCTATCTGCTCCAGCGGCTGCAGGGCCACCTGCCCGGTTCGCTCGGCTTCGCCGCGATCGACCCGGACCAGGCGTTCAACACGGCCGCGTCGTTCGTGTCGAACACCAACTGGCAGTCGTACTACGGCGAGCAGGCCATGGGCCACGTCGTGCAGACCGCCGGCCTCGCCGTCCAGAACTTCGTCTCCGCGGCCGTCGGTATCGCGGTCGCCGTGGCCCTCGTACGAGGGTTCGCGCGCTCCCGCACCGGTGAGCTCGGCAACTTCTGGTCGGACCTGGTGCGCGGCACCGTGCGCATCCTGATCCCGCTCTCGGTGGTCGGCGCGATCGTGCTGGTGGCGTGCGGGGCGATCCAGAACTTCTCCGGTATCCACGAGGTCGGCCAGTTCATGGGCGGCTCGCAGCAGTGGAACGGCGGGGCGGTCGCCTCGCAGGAGGCCATCAAGGAGCTGGGCACCAACGGCGGCGGTTACTTCAACGCCAACTCCGCCCACCCCTTCGAGAACCCCACCCCGTTCACCAACATCTTCGAGATCTTCCTGCTGCTGGTCATCCCGTTCGCGCTGACCCGCACCTTCGGCCGGATGGTCGGCTCGCTCAAGCAGGGTTACGCGATCCTCGCCACCATGGCCACCATCTGGGTCGGTTTCGTCGCGCTGATGATGTGGACCGAGTTCGCCCACCACGGCCCGGCGTTCCAGATCGCCGGCGGGGCGATGGAGGGCAAGGAGCAGCGCTTCGGCGTCGGCGCGTCCTCGATCTTCGCGGTGTCCACGACCCTGACCTCGACCGGTGCGGTGGACTCCTTCCACTCGTCGTTCACCGGTCTCGGTGGCGGCATCACGATTCTGGGCATGCAGCTCGGCGAGATCGCGCCCGGCGGTACCGGGTCCGGCCTCTACGGCATCCTGATCATGGCGGTCATCGCGGTGTTCATCGCCGGTCTGATGGTCGGCCGTACCCCGGAGTACCTGGGCAAGAAGATCGGCACCCGCGAGATGAAGTTCGCGGCCTGCTACATCCTCATCACCCCGGCGCTGGTGCTCGTCTTCACCGCCGCGGCGATGGCGCTGCCCACTCCCGGCCACTCGATGACCAACAGCGGGGCGCACGGATTCTCCGAGATCCTGTACGCCTACTCCTCGGGTGCCAACAACAACGGTTCGGCCTTCGCGGGTCTGAACGCGGACACGCAGTGGTTCAACAGCACGATCGGTCTCGCGATGCTGCTGGGCCGGTTCCTGCCGATGGTGTTCGTCCTGGCGCTGGCGGGTTCGCTCGCCGAGCAGAAGCCGGTCCCCGTCACCGCGGGCACCCTGCGCACCGAGAAGCCGTTGTTCACCGGTCTGCTGGTGGGCGCGATCCTGATCATCACCGGTCTGACCTACTTCCCGGCCCTCGCGCTGGGTCCGCTGGCCGAGGGGCTGGCGTCATGA
- the kdpB gene encoding potassium-transporting ATPase subunit KdpB codes for MTTDVTNQEDEMSTATPTRAPHSDVPTGHKSDEGRVGAGLFDPQQLLRSLPDAFRKLDPRVMIKSPVMFVVLVGSVLTTVFSFKDPGDWFGWAISAWLWLTVIFANLAEAVAEGRGKAQADTLRKAKTDTIARRLSSDGKAEEQVPGTDLRVGDLVVCEAGDIIPGDGDVVEGVASVDESAITGESAPVIRESGGDRSAVTGGTKVLSDRIVVKITTKPGETFIDRMIALVEGASRQKTPNEIALNILLASLTIVFLLAVATLPPFADYAGTHLTMIVLVALLVCLIPTTIGALLSAIGIAGMDRLVQRNVLAMSGRAVEAAGDVSTLLLDKTGTITLGNRQAAEFVPVTGTTEAEVADAAQLSSLADETPEGRSIVVLAKEKYGLRERHQGELAGAEWIAFTAQTRMSGVDVDGRRIRKGAAGSVVAWVTERGGEVSADASTLSDRISQAGGTPLLVAVEDTAGARVLGVIHLKDVVKEGMRERFDELRRMGIRTVMITGDNPLTAKAIADEAGVDDFLAEATPEDKMALIKREQAGGKLVAMTGDGTNDAPALAQADVGVAMNTGTSAAKEAGNMVDLDSNPTKLIEIVEIGKQLLITRGALTTFSIANDVAKYFAIIPALFAAVYPGLDKLNIMHLSSPDSAILSAVIFNALIIIALVPLALRGVRYRPMSADRMLRRNLGIYGIGGLIAPFVGIKIIDLLISLIPGIG; via the coding sequence ATGACCACCGACGTAACGAACCAAGAGGACGAGATGTCCACAGCCACTCCGACCCGGGCGCCGCACAGCGATGTGCCGACCGGTCACAAGTCCGACGAAGGGCGTGTCGGCGCGGGTCTGTTCGACCCGCAGCAGCTGCTGAGGTCGCTGCCGGACGCCTTCCGCAAGCTCGACCCGCGGGTGATGATCAAGTCGCCCGTCATGTTCGTGGTGCTGGTCGGCTCGGTCCTGACGACGGTCTTCTCCTTCAAGGACCCGGGTGACTGGTTCGGCTGGGCGATCAGTGCCTGGCTGTGGCTGACCGTGATCTTCGCCAACCTGGCGGAGGCGGTGGCCGAGGGCCGTGGCAAGGCCCAGGCGGACACGCTGCGCAAGGCCAAGACCGACACGATCGCCCGTCGGCTGTCCTCGGACGGCAAGGCCGAGGAGCAGGTGCCCGGCACCGACCTGCGCGTCGGTGACCTGGTGGTCTGCGAGGCGGGCGACATCATCCCCGGTGACGGTGACGTCGTCGAGGGCGTCGCGTCCGTCGACGAGTCGGCCATCACGGGTGAGTCGGCCCCGGTCATCCGTGAGTCCGGCGGTGACCGCTCGGCCGTGACCGGTGGTACGAAGGTCCTCTCCGACCGGATCGTCGTCAAGATCACGACGAAGCCCGGCGAGACCTTCATCGACCGGATGATCGCGCTGGTCGAGGGCGCGTCCCGGCAGAAGACCCCGAACGAGATCGCGCTGAACATCCTTCTCGCGTCCCTCACGATCGTCTTCCTGCTCGCGGTGGCCACGCTGCCGCCGTTCGCCGACTACGCGGGCACGCACCTGACCATGATCGTGCTGGTGGCCCTCCTGGTCTGTCTGATCCCGACCACGATCGGCGCGCTGCTCTCCGCGATCGGCATCGCGGGCATGGACCGGCTGGTGCAGCGCAACGTGCTGGCCATGTCCGGCCGCGCGGTCGAGGCGGCGGGCGACGTGTCGACCCTCCTCCTGGACAAGACCGGCACCATCACCCTCGGCAACCGTCAGGCCGCCGAGTTCGTACCGGTGACCGGCACCACCGAGGCCGAGGTCGCGGACGCCGCCCAGCTCTCCTCGCTGGCCGACGAGACACCCGAGGGCCGCTCCATCGTCGTCCTGGCGAAGGAGAAGTACGGTCTGCGCGAGCGCCACCAGGGCGAACTCGCGGGCGCCGAGTGGATCGCGTTCACCGCCCAGACCCGGATGTCGGGTGTGGACGTCGACGGGCGCAGGATCCGCAAGGGCGCGGCCGGTTCGGTCGTGGCCTGGGTCACGGAGCGGGGTGGCGAGGTGTCCGCGGACGCCTCCACCCTCTCCGACCGGATCTCCCAGGCGGGCGGGACCCCGCTGCTGGTGGCCGTCGAGGACACCGCGGGCGCACGCGTCCTCGGAGTGATCCACCTCAAGGACGTCGTCAAGGAGGGCATGCGCGAGCGGTTCGACGAGCTGCGCCGGATGGGGATCAGGACCGTCATGATCACGGGTGACAACCCGCTGACGGCCAAGGCGATCGCGGACGAGGCCGGCGTCGACGACTTCCTCGCGGAGGCCACTCCCGAGGACAAGATGGCGCTCATCAAACGCGAGCAGGCCGGCGGCAAGCTGGTCGCGATGACCGGCGACGGCACCAACGACGCGCCGGCGCTGGCCCAGGCGGACGTCGGCGTGGCGATGAACACGGGCACGTCGGCCGCCAAGGAGGCCGGCAACATGGTCGACCTCGACTCGAACCCGACCAAACTCATCGAGATCGTCGAGATCGGCAAGCAGCTCCTCATCACCCGGGGCGCGCTGACGACGTTCTCCATCGCCAACGACGTCGCGAAGTACTTCGCGATCATCCCGGCACTGTTCGCGGCGGTCTACCCGGGCCTGGACAAGCTGAACATCATGCACCTGTCCTCGCCCGACTCCGCGATCCTGTCGGCGGTCATCTTCAACGCGCTGATCATCATCGCGCTGGTGCCGCTGGCCCTGCGGGGTGTGCGGTACCGGCCCATGAGCGCCGACCGGATGCTGCGGCGCAACCTCGGGATCTACGGCATCGGCGGCCTGATCGCCCCCTTCGTCGGCATCAAGATCATTGACCTGCTCATCTCCCTCATCCCCGGAATCGGCTGA
- a CDS encoding potassium-transporting ATPase subunit C, producing the protein MNNSVTNTARLLWAGLRALLVLTVVCGVIYPLAVTGVGQALFHDKANGSQISAGGKVVGSSLIGQSYNLPLKKGQETPEPDLKWFQGRPANGLGTNSVNTQYKLILSGATNRSGDNKDLIDWVTAAKKAVVKDNSVNGYTVKPSDVPADAVTSSGSGLDPDISPQYADIQVHRIAEKNGLPVAQVQKLVDEHTDSRTLGFIGEPRVNVLELNIALKALTGK; encoded by the coding sequence ATGAACAACTCGGTTACGAACACGGCCCGGTTGCTCTGGGCGGGCCTGCGGGCCCTGCTGGTCCTCACCGTCGTCTGCGGGGTGATCTACCCGCTCGCCGTCACCGGCGTCGGCCAGGCCCTGTTCCACGACAAGGCCAACGGCTCGCAGATCAGCGCCGGCGGGAAGGTCGTCGGCTCCTCGCTGATCGGCCAGTCCTACAACCTGCCGCTGAAGAAGGGCCAGGAGACCCCCGAGCCCGACCTGAAGTGGTTCCAGGGACGCCCCGCCAACGGTCTGGGCACGAACTCGGTCAACACGCAGTACAAGCTGATCCTGTCCGGCGCCACCAACCGGTCGGGCGACAACAAGGACCTGATCGACTGGGTGACCGCCGCCAAGAAGGCCGTCGTCAAGGACAACTCGGTCAACGGCTACACGGTCAAGCCCTCCGACGTGCCCGCCGACGCGGTGACGTCCTCCGGCTCCGGCCTGGACCCGGACATCTCTCCCCAGTACGCCGACATCCAGGTGCACCGGATCGCGGAGAAGAACGGACTGCCCGTCGCCCAGGTACAGAAGCTGGTCGACGAGCACACCGACAGCCGCACCCTCGGCTTCATCGGCGAACCCCGCGTCAACGTCCTCGAACTCAACATCGCGCTCAAGGCACTGACCGGGAAATGA
- a CDS encoding response regulator, producing the protein MTRVLVVEDDPQLVRALVINLQVRQYGVDAAPDGTTALRLAAARQPDAVVLDLGLPDMDGVDVIRALRGWTRVPILVLSARRASGEKVAALDAGADDYITKPFSMDELLARLRAAVRRTETPALAPGADVVTTAEFTVDLVAKKARRAGRDVRLTPTEWHLLEILVSNPGRLVPQRRLLEEVWGASRSTKTNYLRVYMAQLRRKLEADPSHPRHFITEPGMGYRFEAGD; encoded by the coding sequence ATGACCCGGGTGCTGGTCGTGGAAGACGACCCCCAGCTCGTACGAGCGCTCGTGATCAACCTGCAGGTCCGTCAGTACGGAGTGGACGCGGCGCCCGACGGCACCACGGCCCTCCGGCTGGCGGCCGCACGGCAGCCCGATGCCGTCGTGCTCGACCTCGGGCTGCCCGACATGGACGGCGTGGACGTCATCAGGGCGCTGCGCGGCTGGACCCGCGTACCGATCCTGGTGCTGTCCGCGCGCCGCGCCTCCGGCGAGAAGGTCGCCGCGCTCGACGCGGGTGCCGACGACTACATCACCAAGCCGTTCAGCATGGACGAACTCCTCGCCCGGCTGCGCGCCGCCGTCCGCCGCACGGAGACCCCGGCGCTCGCGCCCGGGGCCGACGTGGTCACCACCGCCGAATTCACCGTCGACCTGGTGGCCAAGAAGGCGAGACGCGCGGGCCGGGACGTCCGGCTCACGCCCACGGAGTGGCACCTGCTGGAGATCCTGGTCAGCAACCCCGGCCGCCTGGTCCCGCAGCGCCGGCTGCTCGAGGAGGTGTGGGGCGCCTCCCGGAGCACCAAGACCAACTACTTGCGGGTCTACATGGCCCAGCTCCGCCGCAAGCTCGAAGCCGACCCGTCCCATCCCCGCCACTTCATCACGGAGCCGGGAATGGGGTACCGCTTCGAGGCCGGCGACTGA
- a CDS encoding APC family permease, producing the protein MAYGLARRELRPRVPLRHGEGDKYRLTSIEGLAALSLDALSSVAYGPEAIVLVLVAAGTGALTATLPVTLVIAALLAVLVVSYGQVIAVHPDGGGAYAVAKKDLGPTVSLLAAASLVVDYVLTVTVSLAAGAASLASAFPSLGSHLLAICLIGLALLTAVNLRGVAESARVLMLPTALFVVSILGIVVLGLLRGHPVAVVGTAHPVHATEALGVLLLLKAFSSGCSALTGVEAIANGVPSFRDPRVKRAQRTELMLGALLGLMLIGMALLIRRDQVAPRGGVTVLAQLTAGAYGTGWPYYATNLIVTLALALAANTSFGGLPVLMSLLARDHRLPHFFGLRAERPVYRWGVVALALLAAVLLIAVDADTHRMIPLFAIGVFIGFSISQIGLVRHWAGERPRGWLRRATLNGIGAVLTVVAGIVLLATKFLEGAWVVVVTIPLLMLLFSRIQRYYTEAGRELGLGETPPPLSVADSLVIVPVSQVSRLTRHGLQAALALGHEVVAVAVYADPAKALALRESWDRWNPGVRLDVIDSPQRSLVEPIVEYVRRAAKGGRQIAVLIPEVEPLHRRYQILQNQRGLLLATVLRARTDVVVCVVPYRLSV; encoded by the coding sequence ATGGCGTACGGACTGGCCCGCCGCGAACTGCGGCCGAGAGTTCCCCTGCGACACGGGGAGGGCGACAAGTACCGCCTGACCAGCATCGAGGGGCTCGCCGCACTGTCCCTGGACGCGCTCAGCTCGGTGGCGTACGGACCCGAGGCGATCGTGCTCGTCCTGGTCGCCGCCGGGACGGGCGCACTGACCGCCACGCTGCCGGTGACGCTGGTCATCGCCGCGCTGCTGGCGGTGCTCGTCGTGTCGTACGGGCAGGTGATCGCCGTCCATCCGGACGGGGGCGGCGCGTACGCGGTGGCGAAGAAGGACCTGGGACCGACCGTCAGCCTGCTCGCGGCGGCCAGCCTCGTCGTCGACTACGTCCTCACCGTGACCGTCAGCCTGGCGGCGGGCGCCGCGAGCCTCGCCTCCGCCTTCCCGTCCCTCGGCTCGCACCTGCTGGCGATCTGCCTGATCGGCCTCGCCCTGCTCACGGCGGTGAACCTGCGGGGCGTGGCCGAGAGCGCCCGGGTGCTGATGCTGCCCACCGCGCTGTTCGTCGTGAGCATCCTCGGCATCGTCGTGCTCGGGCTGCTGCGCGGCCACCCCGTGGCCGTCGTGGGCACCGCGCACCCCGTGCACGCCACCGAGGCACTCGGTGTCCTGCTGCTCCTCAAGGCGTTCTCCTCCGGCTGCTCCGCGCTCACCGGGGTGGAGGCCATCGCCAACGGCGTGCCCTCCTTCCGCGATCCGCGCGTCAAGCGCGCCCAGCGCACCGAACTGATGCTGGGCGCGCTGCTCGGCCTGATGCTGATCGGCATGGCCCTGCTGATCCGCCGCGACCAGGTGGCCCCGCGCGGCGGCGTGACCGTACTGGCGCAGCTCACCGCGGGCGCGTACGGCACGGGATGGCCGTACTACGCCACGAACCTCATCGTCACCCTGGCGCTCGCCCTCGCCGCCAACACCAGTTTCGGCGGACTGCCCGTCCTGATGAGCCTGCTCGCCAGGGACCACCGGCTGCCGCACTTCTTCGGGCTGCGCGCGGAGCGCCCGGTGTACCGCTGGGGGGTGGTCGCCCTCGCGCTGCTCGCGGCGGTGCTGCTGATCGCCGTGGACGCCGACACCCACCGCATGATCCCGCTCTTCGCCATCGGGGTGTTCATCGGATTCAGCATCAGCCAGATCGGTCTGGTGCGGCACTGGGCGGGGGAGCGGCCGCGCGGCTGGCTGCGGCGCGCGACGCTCAACGGCATCGGCGCCGTCCTGACCGTCGTGGCGGGGATCGTCCTGCTGGCCACCAAGTTCCTGGAGGGGGCCTGGGTGGTGGTCGTCACCATCCCGCTGCTGATGCTGCTGTTCTCCCGCATCCAGCGCTACTACACGGAGGCCGGCCGGGAACTCGGGCTCGGCGAGACCCCGCCGCCGCTGAGCGTCGCCGACTCCCTGGTCATCGTTCCGGTCAGCCAGGTCAGCCGGCTCACCCGGCACGGGCTGCAGGCCGCCCTCGCCCTCGGCCACGAGGTCGTCGCGGTCGCCGTGTACGCCGATCCGGCCAAGGCCCTTGCGCTCAGGGAGAGTTGGGACCGCTGGAATCCTGGCGTACGGCTTGACGTCATCGACAGTCCCCAGCGCTCGCTGGTGGAACCGATCGTCGAGTACGTGCGGCGGGCGGCGAAGGGGGGCCGTCAGATCGCCGTCCTCATCCCCGAGGTCGAACCGCTCCACCGCCGCTACCAGATCCTGCAGAACCAGCGCGGCCTGCTGCTCGCCACGGTGCTGCGGGCCCGTACGGACGTGGTCGTCTGCGTGGTGCCGTACCGGCTGAGCGTGTGA
- a CDS encoding magnesium and cobalt transport protein CorA, protein MSMVGNLRRVARLARGGRQVDLSHPARSPLGSAVVNCVIYRDGVRQEAASGMEESVARVRKHGGRGFVWLGLHEPTEAEFTRVADLFGLHPLAVEDAVHAHQRPKVEQYGDILFAVFKSVAYVEHEELTATSEVVDTGEIMVFTGADFVVTVRHGSHGSLGPLREDLEADPGQLAKGPAAVLHAIADHVVDDYLSVTDAVRDDMDQVESDVFSPQGPKTADAGRIYQLKRELLEFKRAVVPLGRPLHALATRPTRAVDPEIQAYFRDVADHLDRVTEQLTAFDALLDSVLQAHLAQVSVAQNEDMRRITAWAAIIAVPTMVCGIYGMNFDHMPELHWRFGYPLALAVIALACVVIHRGFKRNGWL, encoded by the coding sequence ATGTCGATGGTCGGCAACCTGCGCAGGGTCGCCCGGCTGGCGCGCGGCGGACGCCAGGTGGACCTCAGCCACCCGGCCCGTTCCCCGCTCGGATCCGCCGTCGTCAACTGCGTCATCTACCGCGACGGGGTCCGCCAGGAGGCCGCCTCCGGCATGGAGGAATCCGTCGCCCGGGTACGCAAGCACGGCGGTCGCGGCTTCGTCTGGCTCGGCCTGCACGAGCCCACCGAGGCGGAGTTCACCCGCGTCGCCGACCTGTTCGGCCTGCACCCGCTCGCCGTCGAGGACGCCGTCCACGCCCACCAGCGTCCCAAGGTCGAGCAGTACGGCGACATCCTCTTCGCCGTCTTCAAGTCCGTCGCCTACGTCGAGCACGAGGAACTGACCGCCACCAGCGAGGTGGTCGACACCGGCGAGATCATGGTCTTCACCGGGGCGGACTTCGTGGTGACCGTACGGCACGGAAGCCACGGCTCGCTGGGCCCGCTGCGTGAGGACCTGGAAGCCGACCCGGGGCAGCTGGCCAAGGGGCCGGCCGCGGTGCTGCACGCCATCGCCGACCACGTCGTCGACGACTACCTGTCCGTCACCGACGCCGTCCGGGACGACATGGACCAGGTGGAGTCCGACGTCTTCTCACCACAGGGCCCGAAGACCGCCGACGCCGGCCGCATCTACCAGCTCAAGCGCGAACTCCTCGAATTCAAGCGGGCCGTGGTTCCCCTCGGCCGCCCCCTGCACGCCCTCGCCACGCGGCCGACGCGCGCGGTCGACCCGGAGATCCAGGCGTACTTCCGCGACGTCGCCGACCACCTGGACCGGGTCACCGAGCAGCTCACCGCCTTCGACGCGCTGCTCGACTCCGTCCTCCAGGCCCACCTGGCCCAGGTGTCCGTCGCCCAGAACGAGGACATGCGCAGGATCACCGCCTGGGCCGCGATCATCGCCGTACCGACGATGGTGTGCGGCATCTACGGCATGAACTTCGACCACATGCCCGAACTCCACTGGCGCTTCGGCTACCCCCTGGCCCTGGCCGTCATCGCCCTCGCCTGCGTGGTCATCCACCGGGGGTTCAAGCGCAACGGGTGGTTGTGA